In the Paenibacillus sp. FSL R7-0337 genome, TGAAACGGAGGAAGCAGCGACCTACTTCTTCTCTGTGCCAGAGGGTGTTGACGGCGAGTTCCAGATTGACGCGAGTGCCGGTATTCTGGAGGTGAGCGCGGAGACCGGGGACGTAGCAGAGATTGACGGCTACAATGTGCTGATTCCGCATGACCAGTCTTCTATGATTGTGATCCGGCGGTACGGAGCCAGAGAAGTCCGTATCTACGCCATGAGTGCTCGTGAAGCAGCGACGATGTGGGAGCTTGAAGAGAACGGCCGCCGCCGCCTAATCTTCTCACCGGCTCCTCCGGTTCAGACCCCAGGCGGGATGGAATTCATCAGCCAAGGGCAGCATGCATTCACCTTCCGTGAATACACGGGCGAAACCGAAGCGGCAACGCAGTGGAATATGGCACAGGCGGATGCCATGGTCAGCGGCCGCCAGGAGGACTGGTTCCAGGCATATGATGTGCTGGTTCCGCAGAAGGAAGTTGCGGTTACCATGCGCCGGATTCAGGACCACAAGGTTGTCCTCCAGTTGCCTGAGGATGTCCTCGAGAGTACGGAAGAAGTACTGCTGAGCATCGACTATACCGGAAATGTAGGCTATGCCTTCGCTGCCGGACAGCTGTTCCACGACCATTTCTATAACGGCTTGCCTTGGGAAATCGGCCTGTCGCGGTTCCGGGAGGTGCTGCGCCGGGGCGAGATCGTACTGGAGACCACGCCGCGCCGCACCGGTGCCGTCAAGCTGGCCGACGATGCCGCCATGGCGGTGGAGAAGGTGTTCGAGGGCGAAGCCGTTGCCGCGTTCCATAGTGTGACCGCTACCCCGGTGTACCGGATCGGATTAACAAGATAATGCAAGAAGGAAGCACTGTCCAGGAAGTTCCGCTGGATGGTGCTTTTTTCTGTTTAAGTATTTTGTGAGATTTTTATAAGTGCATTAAGTTAGAATGAGAACATCGATGATTTGAACTGGAGGCTGTTTGTGAGAAAGGTAAATATCCGCAGACTTGCGGGAATCGGCATATTCTTCTTTATTATCTTTTCTTTAATCTTCATAATCTTCTCACTGACCCGCCCTCCTCAAAGTGAGGTAAGAGTGAACAAGGGAGTACTGGATCTGTCCAATTGGAATCTTGAGCAGCAGGGAGCCGTGAAGTTGGATGGTGAATGGGAGTTCTATCCGGATGAGCTGCTGAGCCCTGAGGATTTCCGGCTAGTACAGTATGATTCTCCGCCTGACTATTTTAAGGTTCCCGGTACCTGGCGCGGCAAGAATCCCGATGGCGGGATGAGCAGCAGGGGTTCTGGCACCTACCGTCTGCAGGTATTGCTTAGGGATACCAATGAAATACTCGGCTTAAAAATAAGAAGCATCCGAATGTCCCACCGTCTGTTCATTGGTGGACAGGAGGAGGGGGCCAGCGGGCTTCCTTCTACCGACAAAGGTGCGTTTCAACCCGGAAATACACCTTATTCGGTATTTTTTCACCCGGATGCCCGCAAGCTCGAGATTGTGATCCAAGTCTCTAACTATAATTTTGTCACCGGTGGAATTGTGAACTCCCTCACGCTTGGAGCACAAGAGGACATCACCCGGCGCAACATGATACAGATCGGTGCGGATATTGGAGTCATTTTGATCTTGGCCATGTTCGGTGCCTATCACCTCAGCTTCTATTTTATTGGGCGCCAAGAGAAGGAGTATTTGCTTAGCGGATTTTTCTTATTATTTCTGGCCTTGCAGAACTCCTTGTACGGGGAGAAGGTGTTTCAGCGTCTCCTGCCGTCTGTTCCCTTTGATTTTTCGTATAAGCTGCTGGATGTCAGCCACTTCCTTAGCGCGATACTGATTATTGTGTTCTTTTGTACCGTAGAGTCGCACCTGATGTCGCTGCGCAGGCTGAAGCTGATTCTTACCCCGTTTATGGTGTATCTTGTTATGGTTGTGCTTTTGCCGTACGGGGTGCATATTCGTGTGAAATATTTCTTTATATTCTATCTCTGGATCGTTATGCTCGGCATTGTAGCGAGAATGGTCTATTTATATATCCGCAGGCAGAGTCAAGTGGCAGACCGTGCGGAGCTGATGCTGTTCATTGGCGGTGCCATCTCGCTGATAATCTATCTGATGAATGACGGCCTCTATTCCGAGAATATTGTGCAGAGTAATTTTACAGGAAGATGCGGAGTTATTGCATTTATTGTGCTCATTAATATCCTGCTGGCCGTAAGGTTCTCGAATGCGTATGCCAAAGCAGAGATTCTATCCCGTAAGCTATGGACAGCGAACCAGCTTAAGGACGAATTCCTGATGAACACCTCTCATGAGATCAAGACTCCGCTCCATGGAATTATGAATATGACCTCGTTTCTACTGGAGAATCAGGAAGAGAATCTGCATGCAGGCCAGAAGCAGAACCTGTGGCTGATCAAGGATACATCCACGAAGCTGTCGATGCTGATCCAGGATCTGATCGATGTCAGCCGGCTGAGGCACGGAGAACTGCGACTGCACCAGACCGCTGTTGATCTGAGAGTGGCTGTCCAAATCGTCTATGATATTCTCCGGTTCGAGCTGGCGGGCAAAGAGGTGCAGCTGCTCAACCAGGTGGAAGCTGGTACCTGGGTACTCGCGGATGAGAGCAGGCTGCGGCAGGTGATGTATAACCTGGTTCATAACGCGATCAAGCATACCAGTCACGGATCGATTCAGATTACAGCAAGAGCAGCCGGGAGTGAGGTCTCCATTGAAGTGGAGGATACCGGAACGGGGATATCGGAAGAGAACCATGCGGCGATCTTTGAATATTTCGAGCAGGTGGACAGGCTGCTGCCGGAGGACGGATATACCGGAATGGGAGTAGGGCTGTATATCAGCAGGAAGCTGGTGGAGCGTATGGGCGGTGTGATTCGGGTGGATTGGTCCGAGAAGGGCAAGGGAACCTGCATGGTATTTACACTGCCCGTAGTCGACCCTATTCCCGAATATCAGCAGACTGCCGTATCCGGACCTTATGCGCTGCATGCTGATGTTGATTATACGGTGCTTGATGTACTGGACCGGGAAGGGCAGACCATTCTGATTGTAGACGATGAGGCCTCCAACATCCATACACTGCTGAATATTCTCCGCCGTCATGATTATAATGTGTTGATAGCCTTCTCCGCCAAGGAGGCGTTGACCAAACTGCAGGAATATCAGCAAGTGGATCTTGTCATTCTGGATATCATGATGCCGGGTACATCGGGCATAGAATTATGCGAAACACTGCGTAGCCGCCATTCTATACTGGATCTGCCGATCCTGTTCGCCACGGTTAAGGATGCGCCTTCTGATATTGCGCTGGGCTTCCGGGCCGGGGCGAATGATTTTGTGACCAAGCCCTTTGAGAGCGAGACGCTGATGGCCCGGATTCATAATCTGCTGGCCATGAAATCGTCGATCCAGGAAGCGATCCGGCATGAGCAGGCGTTCCATCAAGCCCAGATCAAACCGCATTTCCTGTATAATGCGATGAGCAGTATCATCTCATTCTGTTATACCGATGGCGTCAAGGCTGCTTATCTGTTAACCATGCTCAGCCAATATATGCGCTTTATTCTGGATATGGACCGCTCCACACTCGTCATTCCTTTGTACCGGGAGCTGGAGCTGATTCAAGCCTATGTGGAAATTGAACAAGCCCGCTTCGGGGAGAGGTTCGACTATAGCAGCCAGGTGGATGATTCCCTGAAGACCGTGAATATCCCTTCCCTCTGCATCCAGCCGTTCATTGAGAATGCCATCCGTCATGGACTGTTCGAGAAGGAGGGACAAGGTAAGGTTGTCTTAAAGATTCAGGCTGGTGACGGATATATGAAGATCTCAGTTGAAGATAACGGTGTCGGCATTCCCGCTGATCTGTTATATACATTGAACAGTCGAGGAGAGCTGCAAGGAAGCATTGGTATTCAGAATATCCGCAAGCGTCTGGATACGATTCCGGGAGCCAGCTTAAGCATTCATTCGGAAGCAGGCAGCGGTACGAAGGTTACGATCTATCTGCCGCTCAGCGGTGGCGGCCCCGGGCAAGGGGCTTCTGAGGAGTAGGAGTAAAAAAAATTCTGCGTGAAGGAGGGGGCTTCCATGTTTCGGACGATGATTGTTGAGGATGAACGGCCAATCCTGGATTTAATGAAGGTGCTGGTTGGCCAAAATAGCAATTACAGCATTGTAGGAGCTTTTACGAATCCGGTAGAGGCCTTGGCGAATCTGCAGGAGCTGCAGCCGGATATCGTGTTCATTGATGTGGAGATGCCGAGGATGAACGGGCTGCAGCTTGCAGTGCATATTCATGAGCAGCTGGGTCAGGCGGAGATTGTGTTCACAACAGCTTATAAGGATTATGCGCTAGAAGCATTTGAAGTAAGTGCACTTGATTATATTCTTAAGCCCGTCACGCCACAAGCGATTCAGCGGGTCACCGGGCGGCTGTTCAAGCACCGGTCAACCCTCATTCCCGCAGATACCATCAAGTCTAACTTCTCTGTCCGCTGCTTCGGTGAATTTGAAGTCCTTAATCCGGAGGGACTCCCGGTTCATTTCCGAACCCGCCGGACCGAGGAATTGTTCGCTTATCTTCTGTGCCACCCTGGACGGTATATCAGCAAGTGGAAGCTCATTGATTTGTTGTGGCAGGATGCGAAGGGAGAGCGGGGATTATCCAATCTGCATAATACCCTGTACCTGTTAAAAAAGGTCCTGAAAGAGAACGAAATTCCGATGAGCATACAGAAGCTTAATGACGGTTACAGGCTGGACACGGCAAATAAACATTATGATCTCCTTCTGTATCATCAACTGCAGCAGGTCCACAATGAGGGCAGACTGACCACAGAACAAGCCGAAGAGCTCTGTTCGCTGTATCAGGGGCCGCTGCTGGAAGGCAAGAATTACTTATGGAAAATCCCGTTAGAGGAAGCTTACTTCAAGCAATATACAGCAATGGTCCGGGAATTGGCGGCTGCGGAGCTTACAGCTGGAAATGGAGCAGCAGCAGAATTACGTCTTGAGCAATACTTGTCGCTGTATCCGCTGGAGGAGGAAATAAGCCGCCTGTTAATCGGTATGTACCGGGGACGCGGCGCAATGGACAATATCAACAGACTCTATAAGCAGTTTGAAGCGGCTTGTAAAAATGAGCTGGGGCTTGAGCTATCGCCAGAAATCAAGAATGAATGGCTGCAGGCTCATTAGGGTATCCCGCGGCAAAAAGAAAAGGCGTCCCATGTAGCCGTTACGGCTTATAGGACGCCTTTTTGCGGTGATCACAGGATCAGCCCTTAACCGCCCCCGCCACAACGCCCTTCACAATGTATTTCTGCAGGAAGATGAAGACCACGATCGAAGGAAGCACTGCCATTACCATAGCGGTCATGGCATACTGCCAGTCCGAGGTATACTGGCCCACGAAGGTGTAAGCCGCCAGCGTTAACGTCTTCGTCTCCGGTGAACCATTGACCATTAGCAGCGGGAGCAGGAAGTCATTCCAGATCCACATGACATCGATGATCACAATGGTGGTGGTGACCGATTTCAGCAGCGGGAAGATCACGCTGAAGAACAGGCGGAAGCCGGAAGCCCCGTCAATCGTCGCGCTCTCGTCAATCTCTGTCGGGATACCCTTCACGAAGCCGTGATAGATGAATACCGCCAGCGGAGCGCCGAAGCCCCAGTACAGGAGACCCAGTCCCCAAGTGCTCTCCGACAGGTTGAGGTTCTTAGCGGTCTGGAGGACCGTCAGCATAATCGATTGGAACGGGATCAGCATTGGCATAATGCACAGGAAATACAGGACACCGCTCCATCTGGTCTTGGTCCGGGCCAGCTTATAGGCGGCGATGGAGGAGATGAATACGATACCGAGCAGGCCGACACCTGTAATGATAAAGTTGTTCAGGAACAGCCGCGGATAGTTGATGAACTCCCAGACATAGGAGTAGTTGCTGAAGGTCAGCTTCTGCGGCAGGGCGATGACATCGGTCATGACCTCGCCGAAGCTTTTGAGCGAGTTGATAATGGTCAGAAACAGCGGGTACAGGAACAGCAGAGACAAGAGGACCAGAATAACCTCCAGGATGATCTTGCCTGCCTTGTTGTGGTTGGTTGTCATTAGGCCTCTACCTCTCTCCGTTTAAAGACGGTCAGCTGGATGATCGTTACGACTAGCACGGCGAGGAACAGAATGAGCGCTTTGGCTGTACCGTAGCCGTACAGATTGTTCTGGAACGTATCCCGGTAGATATCATAAGCGATACTATACGTAGTTCCGCCGGGACCGCCGCCGGTCAGCGACAGGATGACATCGAATACCTTGATCGAATTGGTGAGTGCCATGAACACAGAGATCGTGATCGATGGGGCAAGCAGCGGCAGCGTAATGCTGAAGAATCGTCTCAGCGGCCCGGCACCGTCTACTGTAGCGGCTTCCTTGAGATCCTCAGGCACAGACTGCAGACCGGCAATGTAGATGACCAGATAGAACCCGATCGACTGCCAGATGGATACGCCCAGGATGGAGATGAAGGCCAGTCCCGGTCTCCCAAGCCAGCTGAGATCGAAGATTGCCCAGCCGGTGCTCTCGCCCAGTGAGTTGAAGCCCTGCATGAAGATGAACTTCCAGATGAAGCCGACAATGACCAGACTGAGGATATAAGGGATGAAGAAGGCTGCTCTCAGCCAGGAGGTGCTTCTCAGCTTCATGTCCAGCAGCACCGCCAGCAGAATCGCCAGCACGTTGACTATGATAATGTAGAGCACCGCGTATTTAATCGTGAACCAGGCGGCATCCGAGAAGTTGGTATCGCCGGAGAAGATCTGCTTGAAATTATCCAGCCCGACGAACTTGGGGTGCTTGGAGATCCCGTTCCACTTGGTCATTGAATAGCGGATGGTCATGGCGAAGGGGATATAGAAGGCTACAGCGATACAGATCAGAACCGGGAGAGTAAAGATTCCGAATTCGAATTTCTCGCGCCATCTTTTGCCGGGTGTTTTTAACATGGATGCACCTCTTCTTGAGTTATAGGGTGGGAGTATTAGGCCTGGCTTGCCACACTTAACCATTCCGGTTAGTCTATATTGTGTATTATAGAGCAGACCCTTATCGTCAAAAATGGATTTTAGAGTACAGTTAAGGGTAAAAAGGTGAACGGACTGCGGAGGCCGGACAAGTCGACAAAACCGGCAGCGGGGAGAGCGGAGAGCATCATGAGAAAAGTGTGGTTTAAGCTGATCGAGCCTTTACTGGCGCGGGTGTCCCGCCGCCTGGCTAACAAGCTGATTCTGTTGTTTACGATTATCATCATCCTGGTGGTCAGTTCACTCACCTACATATCCTATAGCATGCTGCAGCGGGAATCGGTTGATAACAGCATTGCCAGTACAGGCAATAACCTGCTCCTGGTCGGACGTAATCTGGAGAGCTATCTGAGCGGGATTGAGCAGTTGTCTCTGCCTCAGATCTCCTATGATGAGTTCAATTATGCGCTCTTGCATGAATCGGAAGACTACAGCTCCCGGATGTACGTGGAGGA is a window encoding:
- a CDS encoding ATP-binding protein — encoded protein: MRKVNIRRLAGIGIFFFIIFSLIFIIFSLTRPPQSEVRVNKGVLDLSNWNLEQQGAVKLDGEWEFYPDELLSPEDFRLVQYDSPPDYFKVPGTWRGKNPDGGMSSRGSGTYRLQVLLRDTNEILGLKIRSIRMSHRLFIGGQEEGASGLPSTDKGAFQPGNTPYSVFFHPDARKLEIVIQVSNYNFVTGGIVNSLTLGAQEDITRRNMIQIGADIGVILILAMFGAYHLSFYFIGRQEKEYLLSGFFLLFLALQNSLYGEKVFQRLLPSVPFDFSYKLLDVSHFLSAILIIVFFCTVESHLMSLRRLKLILTPFMVYLVMVVLLPYGVHIRVKYFFIFYLWIVMLGIVARMVYLYIRRQSQVADRAELMLFIGGAISLIIYLMNDGLYSENIVQSNFTGRCGVIAFIVLINILLAVRFSNAYAKAEILSRKLWTANQLKDEFLMNTSHEIKTPLHGIMNMTSFLLENQEENLHAGQKQNLWLIKDTSTKLSMLIQDLIDVSRLRHGELRLHQTAVDLRVAVQIVYDILRFELAGKEVQLLNQVEAGTWVLADESRLRQVMYNLVHNAIKHTSHGSIQITARAAGSEVSIEVEDTGTGISEENHAAIFEYFEQVDRLLPEDGYTGMGVGLYISRKLVERMGGVIRVDWSEKGKGTCMVFTLPVVDPIPEYQQTAVSGPYALHADVDYTVLDVLDREGQTILIVDDEASNIHTLLNILRRHDYNVLIAFSAKEALTKLQEYQQVDLVILDIMMPGTSGIELCETLRSRHSILDLPILFATVKDAPSDIALGFRAGANDFVTKPFESETLMARIHNLLAMKSSIQEAIRHEQAFHQAQIKPHFLYNAMSSIISFCYTDGVKAAYLLTMLSQYMRFILDMDRSTLVIPLYRELELIQAYVEIEQARFGERFDYSSQVDDSLKTVNIPSLCIQPFIENAIRHGLFEKEGQGKVVLKIQAGDGYMKISVEDNGVGIPADLLYTLNSRGELQGSIGIQNIRKRLDTIPGASLSIHSEAGSGTKVTIYLPLSGGGPGQGASEE
- a CDS encoding response regulator; the protein is MFRTMIVEDERPILDLMKVLVGQNSNYSIVGAFTNPVEALANLQELQPDIVFIDVEMPRMNGLQLAVHIHEQLGQAEIVFTTAYKDYALEAFEVSALDYILKPVTPQAIQRVTGRLFKHRSTLIPADTIKSNFSVRCFGEFEVLNPEGLPVHFRTRRTEELFAYLLCHPGRYISKWKLIDLLWQDAKGERGLSNLHNTLYLLKKVLKENEIPMSIQKLNDGYRLDTANKHYDLLLYHQLQQVHNEGRLTTEQAEELCSLYQGPLLEGKNYLWKIPLEEAYFKQYTAMVRELAAAELTAGNGAAAELRLEQYLSLYPLEEEISRLLIGMYRGRGAMDNINRLYKQFEAACKNELGLELSPEIKNEWLQAH
- a CDS encoding carbohydrate ABC transporter permease, translating into MTTNHNKAGKIILEVILVLLSLLFLYPLFLTIINSLKSFGEVMTDVIALPQKLTFSNYSYVWEFINYPRLFLNNFIITGVGLLGIVFISSIAAYKLARTKTRWSGVLYFLCIMPMLIPFQSIMLTVLQTAKNLNLSESTWGLGLLYWGFGAPLAVFIYHGFVKGIPTEIDESATIDGASGFRLFFSVIFPLLKSVTTTIVIIDVMWIWNDFLLPLLMVNGSPETKTLTLAAYTFVGQYTSDWQYAMTAMVMAVLPSIVVFIFLQKYIVKGVVAGAVKG
- a CDS encoding sugar ABC transporter permease — translated: MLKTPGKRWREKFEFGIFTLPVLICIAVAFYIPFAMTIRYSMTKWNGISKHPKFVGLDNFKQIFSGDTNFSDAAWFTIKYAVLYIIIVNVLAILLAVLLDMKLRSTSWLRAAFFIPYILSLVIVGFIWKFIFMQGFNSLGESTGWAIFDLSWLGRPGLAFISILGVSIWQSIGFYLVIYIAGLQSVPEDLKEAATVDGAGPLRRFFSITLPLLAPSITISVFMALTNSIKVFDVILSLTGGGPGGTTYSIAYDIYRDTFQNNLYGYGTAKALILFLAVLVVTIIQLTVFKRREVEA